In Perca flavescens isolate YP-PL-M2 chromosome 7, PFLA_1.0, whole genome shotgun sequence, the following proteins share a genomic window:
- the LOC114558778 gene encoding coiled-coil domain-containing protein 114 isoform X2 → MSRRSSAVRSQLFVDFSETELHKLQLHHRRSEAAKRAYTEKTQSIIFRDKREIQRLQHEREELLLSLRASQSSSSRWTDTSVVQDLTAKLVCGDGIDEELEAEKGKVESLKDQILIWERKLEGQKTGGGTTHHSMKSDKSNLLKTTCLIENKLHRGRKCFNTTMTRNSELREELKILQVEKKQFLHVHTRLEKELHAIRNDICNLMTNCTEAFNASVKSHERQRMLVDQNAKDVAQYIKERSKLKRGMSHYCKFEVFLGIKAIARNNQDTDHKKVKHKQLESKELGPEDFEDAIKKILTETEESDLDKLVRNFIQMEEQNYTFLKFVNYQHNEAETIQKQISQLCNEREIFAAEEQRQQEQHQALQMKVSIKQEAIEQQLAVYQQRVGFIEKLLDRLKEGVKSLLQISYDSSVICNQLGSSDGIQDENIVEDLRRVENRVNELLTLQSFLHFQENLDQWDIDSLSAIAGQLLGMTPQALNFTTASATPTPA, encoded by the exons ATGAGTCGTCGATCATCTGCTGTCAGAAGTCAATTATTTGTGGATTTTT ctGAAACCGAACTGCACAAACTGCAGCTGCATCATCGTAGATCAGAGGCAGCCAAGCGGGCATACACTGAGAAAACCCAAAGCATCATCTTCAGAGACAA ACGGGAGATCCAGAGGCTCCAGCATGAACGTGAAGAGCTTTTACTCAGTCTCAGAGCCTCTCAGAGTTCTTCCAGTCGTTGGACTGATACTAGTGTTGTTCAAGACCTTACTGCCAAGTTGGTCTGTGGAGACGGAATAGATGAAGAGTTGGAAGCAGAAAAAGGCAAAGTGGAATCTTTGAAAGATCAG attttaatATGGGAGAGGAAGTTGGAAGGACAGAAGACTGGTGGGGGAACTACACATCACAGTATGAAATCTGATAAGAGCAATTTACTAAAAACCACCTGCTTAATAGAAAACAAACTGCACAGG GGCCGCAAATGCTTCAATACGACAATGACCAGGAATAGCGAGTTGAGGGAGGAACTCAAGATACTGCAGGTTGAGAAGAAACAGTTTCTACATGTTCATACTCGGCTGGAAAAG GAGCTGCATGCGATTCGCAATGATATTTGTAACCTCATGACGAATTGCACTGAAGCCTTCAATGCCAG TGTGAAGAGCCATGAAAGACAGAGGATGCTGGTGGACCAGAATGCTAAAGATGTGGCTCAGTACATCAAAGAGAGGAGCAAATTGAAACGGGGAATGTCTCACTACTGCAAATTTGAGGTTTTCTTAGGCATTAAGGCTATTGCACGCAACAACCAGGACACAGACCACAAAAAAG TGAAGCACAAGCAATTGGAGTCTAAGGAATTGGGACCGGAAGATTTTGAGGATGCTATCAAAAAGATcctcacagagacagaggaaagtGACCTGGACAAACTAGTCAGGAACTTCATACAAA TGGAGGAGCAGAACTACACTTTCCTGAAATTTGTCAACTATCAGCACAATGAAGCAGAGACCATTCAAAAGCAGATCTCTCAG CTTTGCAATGAGAGAGAGATCTTTGCGGCTGAGGAGCAGCGGCAGCAGGAGCAGCATCAGGCTCTTCAGATGAAAGTTTCCATCAAGCAAGAGGCAATCGAGCAACAGCTGGCAGTTTATCAACAGCGTGTTGGGTTTATTGAAAAGCTCCTAGATCGGCTCAAAGAAG GTGTTAAATCATTGCTTCAGATCAGCTATGACAGCTCTGTGATCTGCAACCAGCTGGGCTCCTCTGATGGAATCCAGGATGAAAACATCGTGGAGGACCTGAGAAGGGTGGAGAACAGAGTCAATGAGCTTCTCACTCTGCAGTCCTTCCTTCACTTCCAGGAGAACCTTGACCAGTGG GACATTGACAGCCTCAGTGCTATTGCTGGGCAGCTCCTGGGAATGACCCCCCAAGCTCTAAACTTCACCACTGCTTCTGCGACCCCTACACCTGcgtag
- the LOC114558778 gene encoding coiled-coil domain-containing protein 114 isoform X1, producing MSRRSSAVRSQLFVDFSETELHKLQLHHRRSEAAKRAYTEKTQSIIFRDKREIQRLQHEREELLLSLRASQSSSSRWTDTSVVQDLTAKLVCGDGIDEELEAEKGKVESLKDQILIWERKLEGQKTGGGTTHHSMKSDKSNLLKTTCLIENKLHRGRKCFNTTMTRNSELREELKILQVEKKQFLHVHTRLEKELHAIRNDICNLMTNCTEAFNASVKSHERQRMLVDQNAKDVAQYIKERSKLKRGMSHYCKFEVFLGIKAIARNNQDTDHKKVKHKQLESKELGPEDFEDAIKKILTETEESDLDKLVRNFIQMEEQNYTFLKFVNYQHNEAETIQKQISQLCNEREIFAAEEQRQQEQHQALQMKVSIKQEAIEQQLAVYQQRVGFIEKLLDRLKEGVKSLLQISYDSSVICNQLGSSDGIQDENIVEDLRRVENRVNELLTLQSFLHFQENLDQWDIDSLSAIAGQLLGMTPQALNFTTASATPTPADDPDMVESLLLVAKEPMSRHDLLKLVNTKIERKKKTELN from the exons ATGAGTCGTCGATCATCTGCTGTCAGAAGTCAATTATTTGTGGATTTTT ctGAAACCGAACTGCACAAACTGCAGCTGCATCATCGTAGATCAGAGGCAGCCAAGCGGGCATACACTGAGAAAACCCAAAGCATCATCTTCAGAGACAA ACGGGAGATCCAGAGGCTCCAGCATGAACGTGAAGAGCTTTTACTCAGTCTCAGAGCCTCTCAGAGTTCTTCCAGTCGTTGGACTGATACTAGTGTTGTTCAAGACCTTACTGCCAAGTTGGTCTGTGGAGACGGAATAGATGAAGAGTTGGAAGCAGAAAAAGGCAAAGTGGAATCTTTGAAAGATCAG attttaatATGGGAGAGGAAGTTGGAAGGACAGAAGACTGGTGGGGGAACTACACATCACAGTATGAAATCTGATAAGAGCAATTTACTAAAAACCACCTGCTTAATAGAAAACAAACTGCACAGG GGCCGCAAATGCTTCAATACGACAATGACCAGGAATAGCGAGTTGAGGGAGGAACTCAAGATACTGCAGGTTGAGAAGAAACAGTTTCTACATGTTCATACTCGGCTGGAAAAG GAGCTGCATGCGATTCGCAATGATATTTGTAACCTCATGACGAATTGCACTGAAGCCTTCAATGCCAG TGTGAAGAGCCATGAAAGACAGAGGATGCTGGTGGACCAGAATGCTAAAGATGTGGCTCAGTACATCAAAGAGAGGAGCAAATTGAAACGGGGAATGTCTCACTACTGCAAATTTGAGGTTTTCTTAGGCATTAAGGCTATTGCACGCAACAACCAGGACACAGACCACAAAAAAG TGAAGCACAAGCAATTGGAGTCTAAGGAATTGGGACCGGAAGATTTTGAGGATGCTATCAAAAAGATcctcacagagacagaggaaagtGACCTGGACAAACTAGTCAGGAACTTCATACAAA TGGAGGAGCAGAACTACACTTTCCTGAAATTTGTCAACTATCAGCACAATGAAGCAGAGACCATTCAAAAGCAGATCTCTCAG CTTTGCAATGAGAGAGAGATCTTTGCGGCTGAGGAGCAGCGGCAGCAGGAGCAGCATCAGGCTCTTCAGATGAAAGTTTCCATCAAGCAAGAGGCAATCGAGCAACAGCTGGCAGTTTATCAACAGCGTGTTGGGTTTATTGAAAAGCTCCTAGATCGGCTCAAAGAAG GTGTTAAATCATTGCTTCAGATCAGCTATGACAGCTCTGTGATCTGCAACCAGCTGGGCTCCTCTGATGGAATCCAGGATGAAAACATCGTGGAGGACCTGAGAAGGGTGGAGAACAGAGTCAATGAGCTTCTCACTCTGCAGTCCTTCCTTCACTTCCAGGAGAACCTTGACCAGTGG GACATTGACAGCCTCAGTGCTATTGCTGGGCAGCTCCTGGGAATGACCCCCCAAGCTCTAAACTTCACCACTGCTTCTGCGACCCCTACACCTGc TGATGACCCAGACATGGTGGAGTCACTGCTGCTGGTTGCAAAGGAGCCAATGAGTAGACATGATCTCCTGAAACTGGTCAATACCAAG AttgagaggaaaaagaagacaGAACTGAACTGA
- the errfi1b gene encoding ERBB receptor feedback inhibitor 1 has product MAGSQNNSWGQHDLNRECFGQSADMEQNLMELQQQQGMAKEFNCNISQSLFYSDTYRQASDSILRPHEGDQVVPSSQRWTVFGGHQREAKPLPPLPDPEELMSDEAADSEVEFFTSDRRRLLPKSCPKAMCRGMNRDFGQVNYAYQESSLQAGGAGTGSMAFSWPGREDRPSGRGNGFWALALQREEHQHVVSAVGDTVCSKQPDQHQSFRLQFPCSGPASQPLHSSSTTCPTDKPLIPPRVPILQKCPALLRTVSASQEDKPPKIPPRIPLVPPCPPRTPSPKSLPIYINGVMPATQSFAANPKYVSKALQRQQCERVPPAAQFSPCIVPILKDGRQASATHYILLPPGRPTYSDRRERLLSEPTRTGNSSGWQNR; this is encoded by the exons ATGGCTGGGAGTCAGAATAACTCCTGGGGACAACATGACCTGAACAG AGAGTGCTTTGGCCAGAGTGCTGACATGGAACAAAACCTGATGGAGCTTCAACAACAGCAAGGAATGGCCAAGGAATTTAACT GCAACATCTCCCAGTCTCTTTTCTACTCTGATACTTACCGACAAGCGTCTGACAGCATACTGCGACCCCATGAGGGAGACCAGGTGGTCCCTTCTTCCCAGAGATGGACAGTGTTTGGGGGCCACCAGAGAGAAGCCAAACCCCTGCCGCCTTTGCCTGACCCTGAGGAGCTCATGTCTGATGAGGCAGCCGATAGTGAGGTGGAGTTTTTTACTAGCGACAGACGCCGCCTTTTGCCCAAAAGCTGTCCTAAGGCCATGTGCAGGGGCATGAACAGAGACTTTGGCCAAGTGAATTACGCCTACCAGGAGAGCTCATTGCAGGCTGGTGGTGCTGGGACTGGCTCCATGGCTTTCTCTTGGCCAGGCAGAGAGGACAGGCCATCAGGGAGAGGAAATGGGTTTTGGGCACTAGCTCTCCAGAGAGAAGAGCACCAGCATGTGGTGTCAGCTGTCGGGGATACTGTGTGTAGCAAACAGCCAGACCAACACCAATCATTCAGACTCCAGTTTCCCTGTTCAGGCCCTGCTTCCCAGCctctccacagcagcagcacaacctGCCCCACTGACAAGCCCCTAATCCCTCCTCGTGTCCCCATCCTGCAAAAATGTCCCGCTCTCTTAAGGACTGTGAGCGCCAGCCAGGAAGACAAGCCTCCCAAAATTCCTCCAAGGATCCCTTTAGTCCCACCCTGCCCACCACGTACCCCGAGCCCCAAAAGCCTTCCAATTTATATCAATGGTGTGATGCCTGCCACACAGAGTTTTGCTGCTAACCCAAAATATGTGAGTAAGGCATTACAGAGACAGCAGTGTGAAAGGGTGCCACCTGCAGCTCAGTTTTCTCCCTGCATTGTTCCAATTTTGAAGGACGGCAGACAGGCCAGCGCCACGCACTACATCCTCCTGCCGCCGGGCCGACCGACGTACTCAGACAGACGAGAAAGACTCCTGAGTGAACCGACCAGGACGGGAAACAGCAGCGGCTGGCAGAACAGATAG
- the zgc:154075 gene encoding uncharacterized protein zgc:154075 isoform X3 encodes MGQNSLQGARMTSPVRVVVVGAGSRGEIYSQYASVHPDRVKVVGVADPRKFARTKLQQQHKIVDENIFEDWHSIVERERFADAVLICTPDRLHKEPAVAFAKKGYHILLEKPMATTAEDCTAIVEACTQSGVMLSVGHVLRYDPVIHKIKELIDAGVIGDVMHIQHFEPVGFYHFAHSFVRGNWRNEAESSFALLAKSCHDIDLIHHWAGPRRCVKVSSFGSVSHFGKENKPTGAGNRCLDCSVEKNCPYSACKIYLDRVKQGHTGWPVSVICPSSFPDIESVTEALRIGPYGRCVYECDNDVCSNQVVNMEFEGGLTAAFSMVAFTEELCKRKTTIYGSKGELSCDSHEIRVFDFLTQRSTKHTAHNDAPRQFGMSGHGGADYHLMDAFISAVAQNDPSLIRAGPKETLLSHLLVFEAERSRLESRVVHCGNTGQSETRHDIKPISP; translated from the exons ATGGGACAAAACAG TTTACAGGGTGCCAGAATGACTTCCCCTGTCCGTGTCGTCGTGGTGGGAGCTGGCAGTCGAGGGGAGATCTACTCCCAGTATGCATCTGTCCACCCTGATCGCGTTAAG GTTGTTGGAGTAGCTGATCCAAGGAAATTTGCTCGCACTAAACTTCAACAGCAACACAAAATTGTAGATGAAAACATATTTGAAG acTGGCACAGTATAGTTGAAAGAGAGAGGTTTGCAGATGCAGTGCTAATTTGTACTCCAGACCGCCTTCATAAG GAACCTGCGGTGGCCTTCGCAAAGAAGGGCTACCACATTCTGCTGGAGAAACCAATGGCA ACAACTGCTGAAGACTGCACGGCGATTGTGGAGGCTTGCACTCAGAGTGGCGTGATGCTATCAGTGGGTCATGTTCTTCGGTATGATCCCGTCATCCACAAGATAAAG GAGCTGATAGATGCTGGAGTCATAGGCGATGTGATGCACATTCAGCACTTTGAGCCG GTTGGGTTTTACCACTTTGCTCACTCATTTGTTCGGGGGAACTGGAGGAATGAAGCAGAGAGCTCTTTTGCTCTTTTGGCTAAATCGTGCCACGACATCGACCTAATACATCACTGGGCTGGACCACGCAG GTGTGTGAAAGTGTCATCATTTGGATCTGTCAGCCACTTcggaaaagaaaacaag CCAACAGGTGCTGGAAATCGCTGCCTGGATTGTTCAGTAGAAAAAAACTGTCCATATTCAGCATGCAAAATCTACCTGGATAGAGTGAAACAG GGTCACACTGGCTGGCCTGTATCAGTCATATGTCCGAGCTCGTTCCCAGACATCGAATCAGTAACTGAGGCCCTGAGGATTGGACCATATGGCCGCTGTGTCTACGAGTGTGACAATGATGTCTGCAGTAACCAG GTTGTTAACATGGAGTTTGAAGGGGGTCTGACGGCAGCCTTTTCCATGGTGGCGTTCACCGAGGAGCTGTGCAAGCGAAAAACAACCATCTATGGCAGCAAG GGGGAGCTGTCATGTGACAGCCATGAGATACGCGTGTTTGACTTTCTGACCCAAAGATCCACAAAGCACACGGCACACAATGACGCCCCCAGGCAGTTTGGCATGAGTGGACACGGTGGAGCAGACTACCACCTTATGGATGCCTTTATTTCTGCTGTGGCA caaaaCGATCCATCCCTGATCCGTGCGGGTCCTAAGGAGACGCTGCTGAGCCATTTGCTGGTGTTTGAAGCTGAGCGTTCGCGACTGGAAAGCAGGGTGGTACACTGTGGTAACACTGGCCAGAGCGAGACACGACATGACATTAAACCAATCTCACCTTAA
- the zgc:154075 gene encoding uncharacterized protein zgc:154075 isoform X1 produces MLVRLQALVLCSSLQGARMTSPVRVVVVGAGSRGEIYSQYASVHPDRVKVVGVADPRKFARTKLQQQHKIVDENIFEDWHSIVERERFADAVLICTPDRLHKEPAVAFAKKGYHILLEKPMATTAEDCTAIVEACTQSGVMLSVGHVLRYDPVIHKIKELIDAGVIGDVMHIQHFEPVGFYHFAHSFVRGNWRNEAESSFALLAKSCHDIDLIHHWAGPRRCVKVSSFGSVSHFGKENKPTGAGNRCLDCSVEKNCPYSACKIYLDRVKQGHTGWPVSVICPSSFPDIESVTEALRIGPYGRCVYECDNDVCSNQVVNMEFEGGLTAAFSMVAFTEELCKRKTTIYGSKGELSCDSHEIRVFDFLTQRSTKHTAHNDAPRQFGMSGHGGADYHLMDAFISAVAQNDPSLIRAGPKETLLSHLLVFEAERSRLESRVVHCGNTGQSETRHDIKPISP; encoded by the exons ATGCTGGTGCGTCTACAAGCTTTGGTTTTGTGTTCAAGTTTACAGGGTGCCAGAATGACTTCCCCTGTCCGTGTCGTCGTGGTGGGAGCTGGCAGTCGAGGGGAGATCTACTCCCAGTATGCATCTGTCCACCCTGATCGCGTTAAG GTTGTTGGAGTAGCTGATCCAAGGAAATTTGCTCGCACTAAACTTCAACAGCAACACAAAATTGTAGATGAAAACATATTTGAAG acTGGCACAGTATAGTTGAAAGAGAGAGGTTTGCAGATGCAGTGCTAATTTGTACTCCAGACCGCCTTCATAAG GAACCTGCGGTGGCCTTCGCAAAGAAGGGCTACCACATTCTGCTGGAGAAACCAATGGCA ACAACTGCTGAAGACTGCACGGCGATTGTGGAGGCTTGCACTCAGAGTGGCGTGATGCTATCAGTGGGTCATGTTCTTCGGTATGATCCCGTCATCCACAAGATAAAG GAGCTGATAGATGCTGGAGTCATAGGCGATGTGATGCACATTCAGCACTTTGAGCCG GTTGGGTTTTACCACTTTGCTCACTCATTTGTTCGGGGGAACTGGAGGAATGAAGCAGAGAGCTCTTTTGCTCTTTTGGCTAAATCGTGCCACGACATCGACCTAATACATCACTGGGCTGGACCACGCAG GTGTGTGAAAGTGTCATCATTTGGATCTGTCAGCCACTTcggaaaagaaaacaag CCAACAGGTGCTGGAAATCGCTGCCTGGATTGTTCAGTAGAAAAAAACTGTCCATATTCAGCATGCAAAATCTACCTGGATAGAGTGAAACAG GGTCACACTGGCTGGCCTGTATCAGTCATATGTCCGAGCTCGTTCCCAGACATCGAATCAGTAACTGAGGCCCTGAGGATTGGACCATATGGCCGCTGTGTCTACGAGTGTGACAATGATGTCTGCAGTAACCAG GTTGTTAACATGGAGTTTGAAGGGGGTCTGACGGCAGCCTTTTCCATGGTGGCGTTCACCGAGGAGCTGTGCAAGCGAAAAACAACCATCTATGGCAGCAAG GGGGAGCTGTCATGTGACAGCCATGAGATACGCGTGTTTGACTTTCTGACCCAAAGATCCACAAAGCACACGGCACACAATGACGCCCCCAGGCAGTTTGGCATGAGTGGACACGGTGGAGCAGACTACCACCTTATGGATGCCTTTATTTCTGCTGTGGCA caaaaCGATCCATCCCTGATCCGTGCGGGTCCTAAGGAGACGCTGCTGAGCCATTTGCTGGTGTTTGAAGCTGAGCGTTCGCGACTGGAAAGCAGGGTGGTACACTGTGGTAACACTGGCCAGAGCGAGACACGACATGACATTAAACCAATCTCACCTTAA
- the zgc:154075 gene encoding uncharacterized protein zgc:154075 isoform X2: protein MFLMSYRLQGARMTSPVRVVVVGAGSRGEIYSQYASVHPDRVKVVGVADPRKFARTKLQQQHKIVDENIFEDWHSIVERERFADAVLICTPDRLHKEPAVAFAKKGYHILLEKPMATTAEDCTAIVEACTQSGVMLSVGHVLRYDPVIHKIKELIDAGVIGDVMHIQHFEPVGFYHFAHSFVRGNWRNEAESSFALLAKSCHDIDLIHHWAGPRRCVKVSSFGSVSHFGKENKPTGAGNRCLDCSVEKNCPYSACKIYLDRVKQGHTGWPVSVICPSSFPDIESVTEALRIGPYGRCVYECDNDVCSNQVVNMEFEGGLTAAFSMVAFTEELCKRKTTIYGSKGELSCDSHEIRVFDFLTQRSTKHTAHNDAPRQFGMSGHGGADYHLMDAFISAVAQNDPSLIRAGPKETLLSHLLVFEAERSRLESRVVHCGNTGQSETRHDIKPISP from the exons ATGTTTTTGATGAGCTACCG TTTACAGGGTGCCAGAATGACTTCCCCTGTCCGTGTCGTCGTGGTGGGAGCTGGCAGTCGAGGGGAGATCTACTCCCAGTATGCATCTGTCCACCCTGATCGCGTTAAG GTTGTTGGAGTAGCTGATCCAAGGAAATTTGCTCGCACTAAACTTCAACAGCAACACAAAATTGTAGATGAAAACATATTTGAAG acTGGCACAGTATAGTTGAAAGAGAGAGGTTTGCAGATGCAGTGCTAATTTGTACTCCAGACCGCCTTCATAAG GAACCTGCGGTGGCCTTCGCAAAGAAGGGCTACCACATTCTGCTGGAGAAACCAATGGCA ACAACTGCTGAAGACTGCACGGCGATTGTGGAGGCTTGCACTCAGAGTGGCGTGATGCTATCAGTGGGTCATGTTCTTCGGTATGATCCCGTCATCCACAAGATAAAG GAGCTGATAGATGCTGGAGTCATAGGCGATGTGATGCACATTCAGCACTTTGAGCCG GTTGGGTTTTACCACTTTGCTCACTCATTTGTTCGGGGGAACTGGAGGAATGAAGCAGAGAGCTCTTTTGCTCTTTTGGCTAAATCGTGCCACGACATCGACCTAATACATCACTGGGCTGGACCACGCAG GTGTGTGAAAGTGTCATCATTTGGATCTGTCAGCCACTTcggaaaagaaaacaag CCAACAGGTGCTGGAAATCGCTGCCTGGATTGTTCAGTAGAAAAAAACTGTCCATATTCAGCATGCAAAATCTACCTGGATAGAGTGAAACAG GGTCACACTGGCTGGCCTGTATCAGTCATATGTCCGAGCTCGTTCCCAGACATCGAATCAGTAACTGAGGCCCTGAGGATTGGACCATATGGCCGCTGTGTCTACGAGTGTGACAATGATGTCTGCAGTAACCAG GTTGTTAACATGGAGTTTGAAGGGGGTCTGACGGCAGCCTTTTCCATGGTGGCGTTCACCGAGGAGCTGTGCAAGCGAAAAACAACCATCTATGGCAGCAAG GGGGAGCTGTCATGTGACAGCCATGAGATACGCGTGTTTGACTTTCTGACCCAAAGATCCACAAAGCACACGGCACACAATGACGCCCCCAGGCAGTTTGGCATGAGTGGACACGGTGGAGCAGACTACCACCTTATGGATGCCTTTATTTCTGCTGTGGCA caaaaCGATCCATCCCTGATCCGTGCGGGTCCTAAGGAGACGCTGCTGAGCCATTTGCTGGTGTTTGAAGCTGAGCGTTCGCGACTGGAAAGCAGGGTGGTACACTGTGGTAACACTGGCCAGAGCGAGACACGACATGACATTAAACCAATCTCACCTTAA